In Halococcus salifodinae DSM 8989, the DNA window TCGGCGATGGCACTGCTGCGTTAGTGGGGGGCGAGGGACGAACTGAGCGACGCTCGTTGGCGCTATCGTCCAGTTTTCGAACGGGGCAATCAGGAACGAGCACGAACTACCCTCGGACCTCGGGTTCAGCGTCCGATATCCTGTTCGAGCGTGCTGAGTTCTCGGGCGAGGCCGCGAAGTTCGTCGGTTACCGCGAGCGCGTCGAGCCAACGTTCGGGAAGCGCCGACGATCCGAAGCGTGCGCCGGCAACCGCTCCGGCGACAGCACCGATAGTGTCGGTGTCACCGCCCTCGTTGACGGCGTTCACGATAGCCGACTCAGCGGAGTCAGCCGTCAACGCATGATATAGCGCGGTCTGCAGCGTGTGGAGGACGAATCCGGAATTCTGCAACCCCGTTGAATCGATGTCGTCGGGGAGCGGTTCGAGAACTCCAAGAAGACTGTCGGGAGCGTCGGGATGCAACGCATCGAGAGCACTGGCGAGGGGTTGGTCGTCGCCATCGAGTAGTGCCGCAATGGTGAGGTTCAGGGCCGCACAGCCGTGTGTACATCGGCAATCGGCGTGCGTGATCCGTGATGAGTCACGGCTCACCCGCTGGAGGGTATCCCAGTCGTCGGCGAACGCGAGTGCGAGCGGCGCGCACCGCATCACACTGCCGTTGCCAGCATTGGAACCCTCGGGCTTTGCCTCCCAGACGTCCTGCCCCGCGCTGTCCCACGACGCGCCGT includes these proteins:
- a CDS encoding ADP-ribosylglycohydrolase family protein is translated as MVGHDGAEGVLLGLACGDALGRPVEFRSPGAIETEYGTLREMVGNGTHGKPAGTITDDTEQALCIARSLVERGEFAPENIAERFVAWYNGGPFDIGIMTADALGRIDDGASWDSAGQDVWEAKPEGSNAGNGSVMRCAPLALAFADDWDTLQRVSRDSSRITHADCRCTHGCAALNLTIAALLDGDDQPLASALDALHPDAPDSLLGVLEPLPDDIDSTGLQNSGFVLHTLQTALYHALTADSAESAIVNAVNEGGDTDTIGAVAGAVAGARFGSSALPERWLDALAVTDELRGLARELSTLEQDIGR